The stretch of DNA CATACAATTTCTCAAATACCCACTCCTCCCATATTATTTAAGTGCATCTACAATGGTTCTTATATTATGTTTAAACATTCCTATATACGTTCCTTCTTCTGTTCCAGCATCTCCCATTGCATCTGAGTATAGTTCTCCACCTATAACTACTTCATGGCCTCTGCTTTTTGCACCTTCCACAACAGATCTTATAGATTCATCGGATATACTACTTTCTACAAAAACTGCTTTTATATTGCGTGTTGTAATAACCTCGATTAATTCACGAACATCGTGCAAGCCATATTCAGCATCTGTACTTAATCCTTGTAAGCCCATTACTTCAATGCTATACGCACTACCGAAATATTGAAAAGCGTCATGAGCTGTAATTAATACTCTACTCTCTTCAGGGATCGATTTTATTTCTTCTATTGCCCATTCGTGTAAATCCGTTATTTCAGCTATATAGCTATCCGCATTTTTTTCATAAAACTCTTTATTATCGTTATCAAGCTTAATAAGCTCTTCTTTAATAGCTTCCACTACATGAATCCATAAGTTTATATCAAACCACACGTGAGGATCAGGCATACCAGCCTCTTCTTCATCCTCT from Sutcliffiella cohnii encodes:
- a CDS encoding metal ABC transporter solute-binding protein, Zn/Mn family, which gives rise to MNLIKKFLVISVVGCMLLFVGCSSNNTSSEERNEIHVTTTIAQIADVVKNVGGEKVKVESLMGPGIDPHAYNASQGDISKLSNADIIFYNGLNLEGKMGEIFKNMEKDKPTIAVAETIPAHLLLEDEEEAGMPDPHVWFDINLWIHVVEAIKEELIKLDNDNKEFYEKNADSYIAEITDLHEWAIEEIKSIPEESRVLITAHDAFQYFGSAYSIEVMGLQGLSTDAEYGLHDVRELIEVITTRNIKAVFVESSISDESIRSVVEGAKSRGHEVVIGGELYSDAMGDAGTEEGTYIGMFKHNIRTIVDALK